From a region of the Pristis pectinata isolate sPriPec2 chromosome 2, sPriPec2.1.pri, whole genome shotgun sequence genome:
- the LOC127584182 gene encoding actin-like: MSKTSPAGSHPPAPGLGSEPFTETAAVVMDNGTGYTKAGFAGDDKPRVVLQSLVGVPSRSGGGDDPGPGYYVGGAIPNDPWIARADVVTNGVVTDWEALEMLWHHVFYQELRVAPEEHAVLLADAPLSPAANREKSAELLFEGFGVPAMYVAHQPLLSLYSTGRTTGLIVESGLGVSYTAPVHSGYTLPHATFRLDLAGGGLTEYMAKLLAECGNPFSPEERQVVRDIKERCCYVAQDYGEEILANENDYLTDYELPDGHVITIGNERFRCPEALFQPGVLGFADPGLHVLAVKSLERCQAEHQPELLSNIVLSGGSSMFPGFAERVQRELGRLTPGQSKLNVYASPQRRFSVWIGGSITACLNTFQSMWVRRADYDDKGPGIVHRKCF; this comes from the coding sequence ATGAGCAAGACTTCCCCCGCGGGCTCCCACCCCCCGGCCCCCGGCCTGGGCTCGGAGCCCTTCACTGAGACGGCGGCCGTGGTGATGGACAACGGCACCGGCTACACCAAGGCCGGGTTCGCCGGCGACGACAAGCCCCGCGTGGTCCTGCAGTCCCTGGTGGGTGTGCCGAGCCGGAGCGGCGGAGGCGACGACCCGGGCCCCGGCTACTACGTCGGCGGCGCCATCCCCAACGACCCCTGGATCGCCCGGGCCGACGTGGTCACCAATGGCGTGGTGACGGACTGGGAGGCCCTGGAGATGCTGTGGCACCACGTCTTCTACCAGGAGCTGCGGGTGGCCCCCGAGGAGCATGCGGTCCTCCTCGCCGACGCCCCGCTCTCCCCCGCCGCCAACCGGGAGAAGTCCGCCGAGCTCCTCTTCGAAGGGTTCGGCGTGCCGGCCATGTACGTGGCCCACCAGCCGCTGCTCTCGCTCTACTCCACCGGCAGGACCACCGGGCTGATCGTGGAGTCGGGGCTGGGCGTCTCGTACACGGCGCCCGTCCACAGCGGCTACACCCTGCCCCACGCCACCTTCCGCCTGGACCTGGCGGGCGGGGGGCTGACCGAGTACATGGCCAAGCTGCTGGCGGAGTGCGGCAACCCCTTCAGCCCCGAGGAGAGGCAGGTGGTGCGGGACATCAAGGAGAGGTGCTGCTACGTGGCGCAGGACTACGGTGAGGAGATCCTGGCCAACGAGAACGACTACCTCACCGACTACGAGCTGCCCGACGGTCATGTCATCACCATCGGCAACGAGCGGTTCCGCTGCCCCGAGGCTCTCTTCCAGCCCGGGGTGCTGGGCTTCGCCGACCCGGGCCTCCACGTGTTGGCCGTCAAGAGCCTGGAGCGTTGCCAGGCCGAGCACCAGCCCGAGCTCCTCAGCAACATCGTGCTGTCGGGTGGCTCCTCCATGTTCCCCGGCTTCGCCGAGCGCGTCCAGCGGGAGCTGGGCAGGCTGACGCCGGGGCAGTCCAAGCTCAACGTCTACGCCTCGCCCCAGCGCAGGTTCTCCGTCTGGATCGGAGGCTCCATCACGGCCTGCCTCAACACCTTCCAGTCCATGTGGGTGCGCCGCGCCGACTACGACGACAAGGGTCCCGGCATCGTGCACCGCAAGTGTTTCTGA